The Caulifigura coniformis genome includes a region encoding these proteins:
- a CDS encoding beta strand repeat-containing protein, translating into MQRLESRVLLSAVTWTGGAGTSNWSDGSNWSGGAVPGPGDDVSIFNTTVRNVAGTIRSLSVSNGTLEGGALILESGVTLSSGARLKDVALSGSAYTLTSYHGILDAASLSGHVTMASVNGSVHLFRVQNGLTLNGTAALSGGGIPGSGPAYSGFVFEGNQTLAGAGTIVFTNNYNNAVVAASGSALTIDSGITIRTNGPSTSGYVGWAHHGVSGGTDFSTTSFINFGTILADGGSILVRGNGSVNNSILGAVNGGELKFEGATTNNTTISAGPSCQVDVNGVITGGAITAADGAIISVSDGNTPYGGRLKNLTVSGGSYSLRSYRGLLDAVSISGNVSLAFANGSIHFRVQNGLTLNGTATLGGGGIPGGGPAYSGFVFEGNQTLGGTGTIVFANNFNNAVAAGAGSVLTIGSGITIRTGGASTLGYLGFVHHFISGGTDDTSTSIINQGTILADGGSILIRGNGSVNSGSLGAVNGGELKLQGALTNTSTISVGMNSKLDVNGVVEGGAMTGLDGAEIGVSAGTSYGGALKSVALEGSVYALRSFNGVLDAVTISGNATLSAINSTPFRVRNGLTLNGTATLIANSNYAGFVFEGSQALSGNGVIVFGGTSLRNVLVATENSTLTLGSMNSSPENSITVRWHAPRRPIRGGTP; encoded by the coding sequence GTGCAGCGTCTGGAATCGCGGGTGCTGTTGTCCGCGGTCACCTGGACCGGCGGCGCCGGCACCAGCAATTGGTCCGACGGCAGCAACTGGAGCGGAGGCGCGGTTCCGGGGCCCGGCGACGACGTCAGCATCTTCAATACAACAGTCCGCAACGTCGCCGGAACAATTCGTAGCCTCAGCGTCTCGAACGGCACGTTGGAAGGCGGCGCCCTCATTCTGGAGAGCGGCGTCACTCTGTCGAGTGGAGCCAGGCTGAAGGACGTTGCCCTGAGCGGCAGCGCCTACACACTCACGTCGTACCACGGAATACTGGACGCCGCCTCGCTCAGCGGCCATGTGACCATGGCCTCGGTCAACGGATCGGTTCATCTCTTCCGCGTGCAAAATGGTCTGACGCTGAACGGAACCGCAGCGCTCAGCGGAGGCGGTATTCCCGGCAGTGGCCCGGCGTATTCCGGTTTCGTGTTCGAAGGGAACCAGACGCTGGCTGGCGCAGGAACCATTGTCTTCACCAATAACTACAACAACGCCGTCGTAGCAGCCTCCGGATCAGCACTGACCATCGATTCCGGAATCACGATCCGCACCAATGGGCCGTCCACCAGCGGATACGTCGGCTGGGCACATCACGGCGTGTCAGGCGGAACCGATTTTTCGACAACCAGCTTCATCAACTTCGGGACAATTCTCGCCGATGGCGGCTCGATCCTGGTCCGCGGCAACGGCAGCGTCAACAACAGCATCCTCGGAGCGGTCAACGGCGGGGAACTGAAGTTTGAAGGGGCCACCACCAACAACACGACGATTTCGGCTGGCCCGAGCTGTCAGGTGGACGTCAACGGCGTGATTACAGGCGGAGCGATCACCGCCGCCGATGGCGCGATCATCAGTGTCAGCGACGGCAACACGCCCTATGGCGGCCGTCTCAAGAACCTCACCGTCAGCGGCGGCTCCTACTCGCTGAGATCCTACCGCGGTTTGCTCGATGCCGTCTCGATCAGCGGCAATGTGTCGTTGGCTTTCGCCAACGGATCGATTCACTTCCGCGTCCAGAACGGGCTGACTCTGAACGGAACGGCGACCCTCGGCGGTGGTGGGATCCCCGGCGGCGGCCCGGCCTATTCTGGCTTCGTGTTCGAAGGGAATCAGACGCTCGGCGGCACGGGAACTATTGTCTTCGCCAATAATTTCAACAACGCCGTGGCAGCCGGCGCCGGGTCGGTCCTGACGATCGGTTCCGGCATCACCATCCGCACCGGTGGTGCATCCACGCTCGGATATCTCGGCTTCGTGCACCACTTCATTTCTGGCGGAACCGACGACACGTCCACCAGCATCATCAACCAGGGGACGATCCTCGCAGACGGTGGCTCGATTCTGATCCGAGGCAATGGCAGCGTGAACAGCGGTAGCCTCGGCGCGGTCAACGGCGGGGAACTCAAGCTGCAGGGCGCGCTGACCAACACCTCGACCATTTCGGTCGGAATGAATAGCAAACTGGACGTCAACGGCGTGGTCGAAGGCGGTGCGATGACCGGACTGGACGGAGCCGAGATCGGCGTCTCAGCCGGCACATCATATGGCGGCGCGCTGAAAAGCGTCGCCCTGGAGGGCAGCGTCTACGCGCTGAGGTCCTTCAACGGCGTGCTCGATGCCGTCACCATCAGCGGCAACGCCACACTGTCGGCCATCAATTCGACCCCCTTTCGCGTGAGGAATGGCCTGACGCTCAATGGAACAGCAACACTGATCGCAAACTCTAATTATGCGGGGTTTGTGTTTGAGGGATCTCAGGCCCTCTCTGGAAACGGCGTCATCGTGTTCGGCGGAACGAGTCTCAGGAACGTCCTGGTAGCGACTGAGAATTCCACGCTGACGCTGGGCTCGATGAACTCCTCTCCGGAGAACTCGATCACGGTCAGGTGGCACGCCCCACGGCGCCCGATTCGGGGTGGCACGCCCTGA
- a CDS encoding DNA alkylation repair protein, with protein sequence MHPVQRFSAPSAILAGTPLKALFDRPFLELLAESFTAVHPSFNRRRFLKTAHAGLEDLELSPRAAHIARALIAELPEQPTDRMSTLIAAFGPELSKTNGNGLAPFFYLPHSHVISTAGVKDFESGMQANYELTRRFTAEFSIRAYVVEHQAATLRRLKAWTKDPNPHVRRLVSEGTRSRLPWGIRLKAIQANPSLTLPLLEALKDDPEPYVQRSVANHLGDILKDHPAFGYEICEKWINEARRKTTPAGQARSRLWIIRHAVRLPAKKGEQKALTIRQQARQ encoded by the coding sequence ATGCATCCCGTCCAGCGATTCTCGGCCCCCTCGGCGATCCTGGCCGGAACGCCTCTCAAGGCCCTCTTCGACCGCCCCTTCCTCGAACTGCTCGCGGAATCCTTCACGGCCGTTCATCCCTCCTTCAACAGGCGGCGGTTCCTCAAAACCGCGCACGCCGGTCTGGAGGATCTCGAGCTCAGCCCCAGGGCCGCCCACATCGCCAGGGCCCTCATCGCCGAGCTTCCCGAACAACCCACCGACCGGATGAGCACGCTCATCGCGGCCTTCGGCCCGGAGCTCTCGAAGACCAACGGCAACGGCCTGGCGCCGTTCTTTTACCTTCCCCATTCGCACGTCATCTCCACCGCCGGAGTCAAAGACTTCGAAAGCGGAATGCAGGCCAACTACGAGCTCACCAGGCGCTTCACCGCCGAGTTCTCCATCCGGGCTTACGTCGTCGAACACCAGGCCGCCACGCTCCGCCGCCTCAAGGCGTGGACCAAAGACCCCAATCCCCACGTGCGGCGGCTCGTCAGCGAAGGGACCCGTTCACGCCTCCCCTGGGGCATCCGCCTCAAGGCCATCCAAGCCAACCCCTCGCTCACGCTGCCGCTCCTCGAAGCGCTGAAAGACGACCCGGAGCCCTACGTCCAGAGGTCCGTCGCCAACCATCTCGGCGACATCCTCAAGGATCACCCCGCGTTCGGCTACGAAATCTGCGAGAAGTGGATCAACGAAGCCCGACGCAAAACCACTCCCGCGGGACAAGCCAGATCCCGCCTCTGGATCATCCGCCACGCCGTCCGCCTCCCCGCCAAAAAAGGCGAACAAAAAGCCCTCACCATCCGCCAGCAGGCCCGGCAATAA
- a CDS encoding glycosyl hydrolase family 18 protein — translation MNLFSPLARIRPRLALLAITAAALSAARCASAADFSEFRVIAYLPEYRAAGFETAQAQGLTDLIVFAAAAGDDGLIDMRGLQRFPWERAWQLKKETRARLILCVGGWSRSKGFPAVAADATKRKAFAASAVKICLEKRLDGVDLDWEHPKNAAEEEDYGKLLADMKTAFAPHGLMLSATVAGWQKLTDEAIASVDAIQLMSYDHGGKHSTLEDAMKDVQKLLDRGVPASRLVLGVPFYGRGITDRDRATPWREIVEKQKPAAGVDEADGLYFNGPETIRKKTRYALEKQLQGVMAWELGQDAPEPNSLLNVIETEVHKPR, via the coding sequence ATGAACCTCTTCTCTCCCCTGGCCCGAATTCGCCCCAGACTCGCGCTCCTCGCGATCACCGCAGCGGCGCTGTCCGCAGCCCGTTGTGCGTCGGCCGCGGACTTCTCCGAGTTCCGCGTCATCGCTTACCTCCCCGAGTATCGGGCCGCCGGTTTTGAAACCGCTCAGGCGCAAGGCCTGACCGATCTCATCGTCTTCGCCGCAGCCGCAGGCGACGACGGCTTGATCGACATGCGCGGCCTCCAGCGCTTCCCCTGGGAGCGCGCCTGGCAGCTCAAGAAAGAAACCCGTGCCCGCCTGATCCTCTGCGTCGGCGGATGGAGTCGCTCGAAAGGCTTCCCCGCCGTCGCGGCCGACGCGACGAAGCGGAAGGCCTTCGCTGCATCGGCCGTGAAAATCTGCCTGGAGAAACGGCTGGATGGTGTCGACCTCGACTGGGAACACCCGAAAAACGCCGCTGAAGAAGAAGACTACGGCAAGCTCCTGGCCGACATGAAAACCGCCTTCGCCCCGCACGGCCTCATGCTCTCGGCCACCGTCGCCGGTTGGCAGAAACTGACGGATGAAGCCATCGCCTCCGTCGATGCCATCCAGCTCATGTCCTACGACCACGGCGGCAAACACTCGACGCTCGAAGACGCCATGAAGGACGTCCAGAAGCTCCTCGATCGTGGAGTCCCGGCCTCCAGGCTTGTGCTCGGCGTCCCCTTCTACGGCCGCGGAATCACCGACCGCGACCGCGCCACCCCCTGGCGCGAAATCGTCGAGAAACAGAAGCCGGCCGCCGGAGTCGACGAAGCGGATGGCCTCTACTTCAACGGCCCCGAAACGATTCGCAAGAAAACTCGCTACGCCCTCGAGAAGCAGCTGCAAGGCGTGATGGCCTGGGAGCTGGGACAGGATGCCCCCGAACCCAACTCGCTCCTGAACGTCATCGAAACCGAAGTCCACAAACCCAGATAG
- the pdxA gene encoding 4-hydroxythreonine-4-phosphate dehydrogenase PdxA has product MSAPVIAITLGDVAGIGPEVALKALADAATRGCGMPLIIGHPEIARRAIQQAKLDITVEAVSRPEPILSDTTIACWLPPEMAITAHGADRVYRPDDCCDVKCGDVDWRAGAAAYAWLVSATRLALSHKIDAIVTAPLHKKALELAGLNYPGHTEILAEECGVDEFAMMLYVPPGRGVGARYGLGCAHVTLHTSIRSVPGALRIDDIRDTAMLVSNFLKQVGCEHPRIGVCALNPHAGEHGRFGDEEDRLIRPAVEEACALGIDAHGPIPADALMRFAIRGEFDGVAAMYHDQGHIALKLVAFNQAVNVTLGLPIIRTSPSHGTAFDIAGKGQADACGMIAAMATAMRLVDCREGLLAGG; this is encoded by the coding sequence ATGTCGGCTCCTGTCATCGCAATCACGCTCGGCGACGTCGCCGGAATTGGCCCCGAAGTCGCCCTGAAAGCTCTCGCCGACGCCGCCACCCGCGGCTGCGGCATGCCGCTCATCATCGGCCATCCCGAAATCGCCCGCCGCGCCATCCAGCAGGCGAAGCTCGATATCACCGTCGAGGCCGTCTCCAGACCTGAGCCGATTCTCAGCGACACCACCATCGCCTGCTGGCTCCCTCCCGAAATGGCCATCACGGCCCACGGCGCCGATCGCGTCTACAGGCCCGATGATTGCTGCGACGTCAAATGCGGCGACGTCGACTGGCGGGCCGGTGCGGCCGCCTACGCCTGGCTGGTCTCCGCCACCCGCCTCGCCCTCTCCCACAAGATCGACGCCATCGTCACCGCCCCGCTCCACAAAAAGGCCCTCGAACTCGCCGGCCTCAACTACCCCGGTCACACAGAGATCCTCGCGGAAGAATGCGGCGTCGATGAATTCGCCATGATGCTCTACGTCCCCCCCGGACGCGGAGTCGGCGCACGCTACGGACTCGGCTGCGCCCATGTGACTCTGCATACCTCCATTCGCTCCGTCCCCGGCGCGCTCAGGATCGACGACATCCGCGACACCGCGATGCTCGTCAGCAACTTCCTGAAGCAGGTCGGGTGCGAGCATCCGCGAATCGGCGTCTGCGCCCTGAACCCGCATGCCGGAGAGCATGGACGCTTCGGCGACGAAGAAGACCGACTCATCCGTCCCGCCGTCGAAGAGGCCTGCGCACTCGGCATCGACGCCCATGGCCCCATCCCGGCCGACGCCCTCATGCGGTTCGCCATTCGCGGCGAGTTTGACGGCGTCGCCGCCATGTACCACGACCAGGGACACATCGCCCTCAAGCTCGTCGCGTTCAACCAGGCCGTGAACGTCACGCTCGGCCTCCCCATCATCCGCACCAGCCCCAGCCACGGCACGGCCTTCGACATCGCCGGCAAAGGCCAGGCCGATGCCTGCGGAATGATCGCCGCCATGGCCACCGCCATGCGCCTCGTCGACTGCCGCGAAGGACTTCTCGCCGGCGGCTGA
- the rfbC gene encoding dTDP-4-dehydrorhamnose 3,5-epimerase encodes MQFRAGRLPGLVLIEPRVFADDRGFFQELFHRGRFADAGIDVDFVQDNLSRSKAGVVRGLHYQIEQPQGKLVRALRGEVFDVAVDLRRSSPTFGQWEGFRLSEDNQLAVYIPPGFAHGFSVLSDSADVLYKCTALYAPQHERTLLWNDPTVNVAWPHSQPPIVSGKDLAGLPFGHAEMFS; translated from the coding sequence ATGCAATTTCGAGCCGGCCGACTTCCGGGCCTCGTCCTCATCGAGCCCCGCGTCTTCGCCGACGATCGCGGCTTCTTCCAGGAACTGTTCCACCGCGGGCGATTCGCCGACGCCGGGATCGATGTCGATTTCGTGCAGGATAATCTCTCCCGCTCGAAGGCCGGAGTCGTCCGCGGACTCCACTACCAGATCGAGCAGCCACAGGGAAAACTCGTCCGCGCTCTGCGGGGCGAAGTCTTCGACGTCGCCGTCGATCTTCGTCGCTCCTCCCCCACCTTCGGCCAATGGGAAGGTTTCCGGCTCTCGGAAGACAATCAGCTCGCCGTCTACATCCCGCCAGGATTTGCTCACGGTTTTTCAGTCCTGTCCGATTCGGCCGATGTGCTCTACAAATGCACAGCGCTCTATGCGCCGCAACATGAGCGCACGCTCCTGTGGAACGACCCCACCGTGAATGTCGCCTGGCCCCACAGCCAGCCTCCCATCGTCTCGGGGAAAGACCTCGCCGGACTCCCGTTCGGCCATGCGGAAATGTTTTCCTGA
- a CDS encoding PD-(D/E)XK nuclease family protein, whose product MSRVMRAKRTFIDWRRPALAVVVDFVCSEYRSGGVVDLSNVIVVTPGGRAGRRFLELLAEQTEGRNAAPQVLTPKDLPERLYQLKRPLADDLTQRFAWVEALRGLREEQMRSIVGHPPADGDIQAWLEIGELLAKVHRELAADLKSFRDVAELPLICAARESTRWRSLADAQDRYLAILDQLDLWDRQTARLVAIERREPVTDCDILLIGLADMNHTLRAMLEQVSDRVHVFVHAPESLADRFDDFGVLVPEAWESAAIPLEEEWLAFVDRPTDQAAAVVDFVRREAEAGAAVEDVVIGLADESLASPVRVGLEERGVATRWIGGRIVGGSSVALLLEAIANRLESDLTPVTCELIRHPDVARRLTQEGLPAGWLAMVDQAVAEHAPRRLGGGSGDDRNLAICRAVAELVDQLVEPLRGAGRPLGEWAAPVCRLLEEVYADREFGEEESDQRERQALELLRDALLEQAHVPESLSPATTASAAIRLALESTAGELLRPESRLDAVELIGWLELPLDDAPSLVVCGFNDGFVPSSLNSDMFLPNGLREQLGLEDNRRRYSRDAYALSVLIHSRRSVKLVSGRHNAQGDPLLPSRLVFATDERTMARRIIKAFEPTPDEAPVQERRVSGFQVPRPRTDIEVAGLNVTAFRDYIACPYRFYLKYIERLRGVADLEGELTAADFGTLIHAALLTWAKSDAKDATDPLELKRVVEEAFDASAARMFDDEPLPAVKLQLEQARLRLKAFAEWQALHRREGWRVQYHEEKLSRELVLESGRTLKIVGQIDRIDYHPDRDEWLIIDYKTGDSGDTPEQVHVQSGEWVDLQLPLYRFLAGVLDLPGDAAVAYVALGKEPPKDPSELLKRASWTPDQFAQANWKIFRIAEDVAAGRFWPPAKQPPTFDDFSAIVQEGVFGREPFL is encoded by the coding sequence ATGTCGCGTGTCATGCGGGCGAAGCGGACTTTTATCGACTGGCGGCGACCGGCGCTTGCGGTGGTTGTCGATTTTGTCTGTTCGGAATATCGCAGCGGCGGGGTCGTCGACCTGTCGAATGTCATCGTCGTCACGCCTGGTGGCCGGGCAGGACGGCGATTTCTCGAGTTGCTGGCGGAGCAGACGGAAGGGCGCAATGCGGCGCCTCAAGTCCTCACGCCGAAAGACCTGCCGGAGCGACTTTATCAGCTGAAGCGGCCGCTGGCGGATGATCTGACGCAGCGATTCGCATGGGTCGAGGCGCTGCGCGGGCTTCGCGAAGAGCAGATGCGAAGCATCGTGGGCCATCCTCCGGCGGATGGGGACATCCAGGCGTGGCTGGAGATTGGCGAACTGCTGGCGAAGGTTCACCGGGAACTGGCGGCCGACCTGAAGAGCTTTCGGGATGTCGCGGAGTTGCCGCTGATTTGCGCGGCGCGGGAATCGACACGCTGGCGATCGCTGGCCGATGCACAGGATCGCTACCTGGCGATTCTGGACCAGCTCGATCTGTGGGACCGGCAGACGGCGCGCCTCGTCGCGATCGAACGCAGGGAGCCGGTAACGGATTGCGATATTCTGTTGATCGGCCTGGCCGATATGAATCACACGCTGCGGGCGATGCTGGAGCAGGTGTCGGATCGGGTGCATGTCTTCGTGCACGCTCCCGAATCGCTGGCGGACCGATTTGACGACTTCGGGGTGTTGGTTCCAGAGGCGTGGGAATCGGCAGCGATTCCCCTGGAAGAGGAATGGCTGGCGTTCGTTGATCGACCGACCGACCAGGCGGCGGCCGTGGTGGATTTTGTCCGTCGGGAGGCGGAAGCAGGGGCGGCAGTCGAAGACGTGGTGATCGGGCTGGCGGATGAGTCGCTGGCGTCGCCTGTTCGTGTGGGGCTGGAAGAGCGCGGCGTGGCGACGCGCTGGATCGGCGGCCGGATCGTGGGTGGATCCTCGGTGGCCCTCCTTCTGGAGGCGATCGCGAATCGGCTGGAAAGCGATCTGACGCCTGTCACGTGCGAGCTGATCCGACATCCCGACGTCGCGCGCCGGTTGACCCAGGAAGGGCTTCCGGCGGGGTGGCTGGCGATGGTGGATCAAGCGGTGGCGGAGCATGCGCCACGGCGGCTGGGAGGGGGATCGGGGGATGACCGAAACCTCGCCATCTGCCGGGCCGTCGCTGAACTGGTGGACCAACTGGTGGAACCGCTGCGCGGTGCGGGCCGTCCGCTGGGGGAGTGGGCGGCTCCGGTCTGCCGGCTCCTGGAGGAGGTCTACGCCGACCGGGAATTTGGTGAGGAGGAATCGGATCAGCGCGAGCGGCAGGCATTGGAACTGTTGCGCGACGCCCTGCTGGAGCAGGCCCATGTTCCTGAGTCGCTGTCCCCGGCGACAACCGCGTCGGCCGCGATCCGGCTGGCGCTCGAGAGCACGGCGGGTGAGTTGTTGAGGCCGGAGAGCCGGCTTGATGCGGTGGAACTGATTGGGTGGCTCGAACTGCCGCTCGACGATGCGCCGTCGCTTGTCGTGTGCGGGTTCAACGACGGCTTTGTGCCGTCATCCCTCAACAGCGACATGTTCCTGCCGAACGGGCTCCGGGAACAATTAGGACTTGAAGACAACCGGCGGCGCTACTCGCGTGACGCGTATGCCTTGTCGGTGCTGATTCACTCCCGGCGGTCTGTGAAGCTGGTCAGCGGACGGCACAACGCGCAGGGGGATCCGCTCCTGCCAAGCCGGCTGGTGTTCGCGACGGACGAAAGAACAATGGCCCGCCGGATCATAAAGGCGTTCGAGCCGACGCCGGACGAAGCTCCGGTTCAGGAGCGGCGGGTTTCAGGGTTCCAGGTTCCCCGTCCACGGACCGACATCGAAGTGGCGGGGCTGAACGTCACGGCGTTTCGAGATTACATCGCCTGCCCTTATCGATTTTATCTGAAGTACATCGAGAGGCTCAGGGGTGTGGCGGACCTCGAAGGAGAACTGACTGCGGCGGACTTCGGCACACTCATCCACGCTGCGCTTCTGACGTGGGCAAAGAGCGATGCGAAGGATGCGACCGATCCGCTCGAATTGAAGCGGGTCGTCGAGGAAGCGTTCGATGCCTCCGCGGCGAGGATGTTCGATGACGAACCTCTTCCGGCGGTGAAGCTGCAACTCGAGCAGGCCCGGCTGCGGCTGAAAGCGTTCGCAGAATGGCAGGCGCTGCATCGTCGGGAGGGCTGGCGCGTGCAGTATCACGAAGAGAAGTTGAGCCGTGAGCTGGTTCTCGAGAGTGGGCGAACACTCAAGATCGTCGGGCAGATCGACCGGATCGACTACCACCCGGACCGCGACGAGTGGTTGATCATCGACTACAAGACGGGTGATTCCGGCGACACGCCGGAGCAAGTCCACGTGCAGAGCGGCGAATGGGTCGATCTGCAGCTGCCGCTATACCGGTTCCTGGCCGGAGTGCTCGATCTCCCAGGCGACGCGGCCGTCGCGTATGTCGCGCTGGGCAAGGAGCCGCCCAAGGATCCGTCGGAGCTCCTGAAACGGGCCAGCTGGACGCCAGACCAGTTTGCCCAGGCGAACTGGAAGATTTTCCGCATCGCTGAAGACGTGGCCGCCGGCCGGTTCTGGCCCCCCGCGAAGCAGCCGCCGACGTTCGATGATTTTTCGGCCATTGTGCAGGAAGGCGTGTTTGGACGGGAGCCGTTCCTGTGA